Proteins from a single region of Urocitellus parryii isolate mUroPar1 chromosome 4, mUroPar1.hap1, whole genome shotgun sequence:
- the LOC113193422 gene encoding dnaJ homolog subfamily C member 8, which yields MAASGESGASAGGGSTEEAFMTFYSEVKQIEKRDSVLTSKNQIERLTRPGSSYFNLNPFEVLQIDPEVTDEEIKKRFRQLSILVHPDKNQDDADRAQKAFEAVDKAYKLLLDQEQKKRALDVIQAGKEYVEHTVKERKKQLKKEGKPTNVEEDDPELFKQAVYKQTMKLFAELEIKRKEREAKEMHERKRQREEEIEAQEKAKREREWQKNFEESRDGRVDSWRNFQANTKGKKEKKNRTFLRPPKVKMEQRE from the coding sequence ATGGCGGCTTCAGGAGAGAGCGGGGCTTCGGCCGGCGGAGGCAGCACAGAGGAAGCATTTATGACCTTTTACAGTGAGGTGAAACAAATAGAGAAGAGAGATTCAGTTCTGACGTCCAAAAATCAGATTGAAAGATTGACCCGTCCTGGTTCCTCTTATTTCAACTTGAACCCATTTGAGGTTCTTCAGATAGACCCAGAAgtgacagatgaagaaataaaaaagaggtttCGGCAGTTGTCCATATTGGTGCATCCTGACAAAAATCAAGATGATGCTGATAGAGCACAAAAGGCTTTTGAAGCTGTGGACAAAGCTTACAAGTTGCTACTGGATCAGGAACAAAAGAAGAGGGCCCTGGATGTAATTCAGGCAGGAAAAGAATACGTGGAACACACTGTAAAAGAGCGGAAAAAACaattaaagaaggaaggaaaacctACAAATGTAGAGGAAGATGATCCTGAGCTGTTCAAACAAGCAGTATATAAACAGACCATGAAACTCTTTGCTGAgctggaaattaaaagaaaagagagagaagccaaAGAGATGCACGAAAGGAAACGACAAAGGGAAGAGGAGATTGAAGCTCAAGAAAAAGCCAAACGAGAAAGGGAATGGCAGAAAAACTTTGAGGAAAGTCGAGATGGTCGGGTGGACAGCTGGCGAAACTTCCAAGCAAATacaaaggggaagaaagagaagaaaaatcggACCTTCCTGAGACCACCGAAAGTAAAAATGGAGCAGCGTGAGTGA